In one window of Orcinus orca chromosome 17, mOrcOrc1.1, whole genome shotgun sequence DNA:
- the FOXH1 gene encoding forkhead box protein H1, which yields MGPCSNPRLGLPGGESPSQHPQRRKKRYLRHDKPPYTYLAMIALVIQAAPSRRLKLAQIIRQVQAVFPFFRDDYEGWKDSIRHNLSSNRCFRKVPKDPAKPQAKGNFWAVDVSLIPAEALRLQNTALCRRWQSRGARGAFAKDLGPYVLHGRPYRPPSPQPPPREGFSIKSLLGDSGEGAPPSSPSRSGSVRIGEEEAPTPVPTSERPLWPVCPLPGSLRAEGETSQGGNSRPSPLSPEPRAWPLHLLQGTPGPGGLAGGSHRASLWGQLPTSYLPIYTPNVVMPFAPLPPTSCPRCPPSTSTGYWGVVPETHGPPRLLWDLDALFQGVPPNKSIYDAWVSHPRDLAAPTPGWLLSWYSL from the exons ATGGGGCCCTGCAGCAACCCCCGCCTGGGGCTCCCCGGGGGGGAGTCGCCCTCCCAGCACccccagaggaggaagaagagatacCTGCGGCATGACAAGCCCCCCTACACCTACTTGGCCATGATCGCCCTGGTGATCCAGGCCGCACCCTCCCGCAGGCTGAAGCTGGCCCAG ATCATCCGTCAGGTCCAGGCCGTGTTCCCCTTCTTCAGGGACGATTACGAGGGCTGGAAAGACTCCATCCGCCACAACCTCTCCTCCAACCGGTGCTTCCGCAAG GTGCCCAAAGATCCCGCGAAGCCCCAGGCCAAGGGCAACTTCTGGGCGGTCGACGTGAGCCTGATCCCAGCCGAGGCGCTGCGGCTGCAGAACACGGCCCTGTGCAGGCGCTGGCAGAGCAGGGGCGCCAGGGGAGCCTTCGCCAAGGACCTGGGCCCCTATGTGCTGCATGGCCGGCCCTACCGGCCGCCCAGTCCCCAGCCGCCGCCCCGCGAGGGCTTCAGCATAAAGTCTCTGCTAGGGGACTCCGGGGAGGGGGCGCCGCCGAGCAGCCCAAGTCGGTCAGGCTCAGTTCGCATAGGGGAGGAAGAGGCACCCACTCCAGTCCCCACCTCTGAGAGGCCTCTGTGGCCCGTCTGCCCCCTCCCAGGGTCCCTGAGAGCAGAAGGGGAGACTTCCCAGGGGGGAAACAGCAGGCCCTCGCCCCTCTCCCCTGAACCCAGAGCCTGGCCCCTGCACTTACTGCAGGGTACCCCAGGCCCTGGGGGACTCGCTGGTGGAAGCCACAGGGCCTCGCTTTGGGGGCAGCTACCTACCTCCTACTTGCCCATTTACACTCCCAACGTGGTGATGCCATTTGCCCCACTGccacccacctcctgcccccGGTGCCCCCCCTCAACCAGCACAGGCTATTGGGGGGTGGTCCCTGAAACCCATGGCCCCCCAAGGCTGCTCTGGGATCTAGATGCCCTCTTCCAGGGGGTGCCACCCAACAAAAGCATCTATGATGCGTGGGTTAGCCACCCCCGAGACCTGGCTGCCCCTACCCCAGGCTGGCTACTCTCCTGGTACAGCCTGTGA